The Lepeophtheirus salmonis chromosome 1, UVic_Lsal_1.4, whole genome shotgun sequence genome has a segment encoding these proteins:
- the LOC121130076 gene encoding uncharacterized protein translates to MEVAEIPKDIVSTDISPNSEDRNEGDPTDVVSGEDIVIEKARSEERIGEHDVRKPHSRKDWNTPWIRKDGKGLKKIFRNVHGIDPVAAPVKTSHNHFYSEPHSLLGPEPEPIPLEKLEEMREAISRTHELQRSEKRREEESLRTHRRVDFEESDPRETGFEIMKQESHEKGSESYCQVEKSQSTFGSQQFEQQQMEMTSPTPVCPEAEFCEGSEPPELEEIYDSHNHIQEGGEGIPSSVSNSENILYDVQEEGSLDHKEEREQQHDHLENLQSYLDLEELKKSMEKFTSMSSGHEPSADELIQVLKNLENLASSNTPMYLALVQLIEANQSNSFNDTMNHMNEDVNLTTNEILNTQEQREDVQCEKKEGEDRSVEEEEEGRGGMPAREMNEDTENNKEEKVPKESSEAEKVQDEVSIIQEQEDISMKKEKDPADLMERIAVKKQEVRRRVHAEPRKIRIVAGSQHRASWPCAPNVTNTTCPKVIEVILGETEEDSFSNRKEVAEKAGLKHIDVIVGDDSFYPQLFEDFEYPWKGSLRPVSDNMHRHESRDFDDEGVPWASSLRHVPDSQKRKKPSKTESTTAPWVGTLRHVKATNNPPKKFTKPQFKRYPDEDAPNPFQSLRGKDARPAYPLTPAAYVNSSSKDGDELAGNANDDVDRIRANLRETRAISNALLRVLMPKLLKEHESKYEPLSFEESQRIMQEILSQKIGTKENEALNDLDLNKEIDEALLGKVEDDLKSAMTAKKKSDGKSKKKKKKVTSPKKVDKPVEAVPAQ, encoded by the exons ATGGAGGTTGCTGAAATACCCAAGGACATTGTTTCTACAGATATAAGTCCGAATAG TGAGGATAGGAATGAAGGAGATCCTACTGATGTCGTCTCGGGAGAAGATATTGTTATAGAAAAGGCAAGGAGTGAGGAAAGGATCGGAGAGCAT GATGTGAGAAAACCACATTCTCGTAAGGATTGGAATACTCCTTGGATACGGAAGGACGGAAAGGGACTTAAAAAGATTTTCCGAAACGTTCATGGAATAGATCCTGTAGCTGCTCCCGTCAAAACCTCTCATAATCACTTTTATAG tgAGCCACATTCCTTGTTGGGCCCAGAGCCAGAGCCCATTCCATTAGAAAAATTGGAGGAAATGAGAGAGGCTATATCTAGAACTCATGAGTTACAGCGAAGTGAGAAAAGACGTGAGGAAGAGTCACTCCGGACTCATCGACGAGTAGATTTTGAAGAGTCTGATCCCAGGGAAACGGGGTTTGAAATTATGAAACAAGAGAGTCACGAAAAAGGATCAGAGTCATATTGTCAAGTAGAGAAGTCACAATCTACTTTTGGATCGCAACAATTTGAACAGCAACAAATGGAAATGACGAGCCCAACTCCAG tttgtccAGAGGCTGAATTTTGTGAGGGAAGTGAGCCACCAGAGCTAGAAGAGATATACGACAGTCACAACCATATTCAAGAAGGTGGAGAAGGAATACCATCGTCAGTGTCAAActctgaaaatattttgtatgacgTTCAAGAAGAGGGCTCCCTGGATCATAAGGAAGAGAGGGAACAACAACACGACCACTTGGAGaatttgcaaagttatttaGATTTGGAAGAACTCAAG AAAAGTATGGAAAAGTTTACCAGTATGTCGTCAGGGCACGAGCCCTCTGCAGACGAACTCATTCAAGTCCTTAAAAACTTGGAAAATTTGGCTTCCTCTAATACACCCATGTATTTGGCGCTTGTACAGCTGATTGAAG CTAACCAATCAAACTCATTTAACGATACAATGAATCACATGAATGAAGATGTTAATTTAACAACTAATGAAATCCTAAATACTCAAGAGCAAAGAGAGGACGTTCAATGTGAGAAGAAAGAAGGTGAGGATCGGTCAgtcgaagaagaagaagaaggaagagGTGGTATGCCGGCAAGGGAGATGAATGAAGatacagaaaataataaagaagaaaaagtaccAAAAGAATCTTCTGAAGCCGAAAAAGTTCAGGATGAGGTCAGCATCATTCAAGAACAAGAAgatatttctatgaagaaagaaaaggatCCTGCTGACCTTATGGAAAGGATTGCTGTCAAGAAACAAGAGGTTCGTCGAAGAGTTCATGCCGAGCCTAGAAAAATTAGAATTGTAGCGG GTAGCCAACATAGGGCTTCATGGCCATGCGCACCAAATGTTACAAACACAACCTGTCCTAAAGTAATTGAGGTGATTCTTGGGGAAACAGAAGAGGACTCCTTTAGTAATAGAAAGGAAGTTGCTGAAAAAGCTGGTTTAAAACACATTGACGTCATCGTTGGGGATGATTCATTTTATCCTCAGCTATTTGAGGATTTTg AGTACCCATGGAAGGGCTCCCTCCGCCCTGTCTCTGACAACATGCATCGCCATGAGAGTAGAG ATTTTGATGACGAGGGTGTACCATGGGCCAGTTCTCTTCGGCATGTACCTGACTcccagaaaagaaaaaaacccagcAAAACCG AATCTACGACGGCTCCATGGGTAGGAACCCTACGACATGTAAAAGCCACAAATAACCCTCCCAAAAAGTTTACAAAACCCCAATTTAAAAGATATCCCGATGAAGATGCGCCTAATCCATTTCAATCTCTACGTGGAAAAGATGCACGCCCTGCCTATCCCCTCACTCCAGCTGCATATGTAAATAGCTCATCCAAGGATGGAGACGAGCTTGCAGGGAATGCCAATGATGATGTAGATCGCATCAGAGCCAATTTGAGAGAAACTCGAGCCATTTCCAATGCACTGCTTCGTGTCCTTATGCC AAAATTGTTAAAGGAGCATGAATCAAAGTATGAACCTCTTAGCTTTGAGGAAAGTCAACGGATCATGCAGGAAATTTTGTCACAAAAAATTGGAACAAAGGAAAATGAG gcatTGAATGATTTAGATCTCAATAAGGAGATTGATGAGGCTTTATTGGGTAAAGTGGAGGATGACTTGAAATCAGCCATGACTGCAAAGAAGAAGAGTGATGGGAAatccaagaagaaaaagaagaaggttACATCCCCTAAAAAGGTCGATAAGCCTGTAGAAGCCGTTCCTGctcaataa